In a genomic window of Pseudoalteromonas xiamenensis:
- a CDS encoding MFS transporter: protein MKRIRIIFAIAMCYFLFAILLNSVGTVILQSIQTFGVTKTQAATLEGFKDIPIAIVSFLVASFIPRVGYKFALLCALSLVGLVATFIPNIGHFWAIKLMFAAIGSAFAVVKVAVYALIGQITDDKKAHSSLLNTIEGIFMVGVLSGYWIFAAFFETQGEQTSWLNVYYLLAAMIGVVALTVFTTSIESPKVPENVSNKDAFFNMLQLTFRPLVLVFILSAFLYVLIEQGVGSWLPTFNNEILHLPVDVSVQLTSLFAASLALGRLCAGQILKKVSWYPFLNCALFGMAILILLTLPLTHSIEPRVIHSVFDAPAAAYLMPMIGFLMAPIYPLINSVMLSSLEKHQHAAMTGLIVVFSALGGTTGSMLTGVVFEKFGGQQAFYGALVPIAGILITLFFSTVKPPDMNVTVRKFENEI, encoded by the coding sequence ATGAAAAGAATAAGAATCATCTTTGCCATTGCGATGTGTTACTTCCTGTTTGCTATTTTGCTAAACAGCGTAGGGACCGTAATATTGCAATCCATTCAGACTTTTGGCGTAACAAAAACACAAGCTGCAACGCTAGAAGGATTTAAAGACATACCCATTGCTATCGTGTCTTTTCTAGTCGCCTCGTTTATACCAAGGGTTGGTTACAAGTTTGCTCTACTGTGCGCGCTTAGTTTAGTTGGTTTGGTCGCGACGTTTATTCCAAATATCGGACATTTTTGGGCAATTAAGTTGATGTTTGCCGCCATTGGCAGTGCGTTTGCCGTGGTTAAAGTCGCTGTTTATGCGTTAATTGGCCAGATTACAGATGACAAAAAAGCGCATTCGAGTTTATTGAATACCATCGAAGGGATATTCATGGTTGGAGTGCTCTCCGGTTATTGGATTTTCGCCGCATTTTTCGAAACGCAAGGTGAGCAGACGAGCTGGTTAAATGTTTACTATCTGCTTGCTGCGATGATTGGCGTCGTGGCATTAACCGTGTTCACAACCTCAATTGAATCACCAAAAGTTCCAGAGAACGTCTCCAATAAGGACGCTTTTTTCAATATGCTACAACTGACGTTTAGGCCGCTTGTCCTTGTCTTTATTTTAAGTGCGTTTTTATATGTGCTTATCGAGCAAGGCGTAGGGTCTTGGTTACCGACCTTTAACAATGAAATTCTTCACTTGCCTGTTGATGTGAGTGTCCAACTCACGAGTCTATTTGCCGCCAGTTTGGCGCTTGGGCGTTTGTGCGCCGGGCAAATCCTAAAAAAGGTGAGTTGGTATCCATTTTTAAATTGCGCTTTGTTCGGTATGGCAATCCTCATTCTGCTGACGTTGCCACTGACACATTCGATTGAACCTCGCGTGATTCATTCAGTATTTGATGCCCCAGCAGCGGCGTACTTAATGCCAATGATAGGGTTTTTAATGGCCCCTATTTACCCTCTAATTAATTCGGTCATGTTGAGTAGTCTAGAAAAACATCAACATGCCGCTATGACAGGGCTTATTGTGGTTTTTTCTGCGTTAGGTGGCACGACAGGCTCAATGTTAACAGGTGTTGTGTTTGAAAAATTTGGTGGTCAACAGGCATTCTATGGTGCACTCGTTCCTATAGCGGGTATTCTCATTACGCTGTTTTTTTCAACCGTCAAACCACCCGATATGAACGTTACGGTAAGGAAGTTTGAGAATGAAATTTGA
- a CDS encoding LacI family DNA-binding transcriptional regulator encodes MSGNKVTLASLAKLAGVSTSTASRALNNNPLIKQETREKIQKLAKDHNFSLNAAASRLRLQKTNVIAVIINLEKETEQSIDDPFLLKVVSDINLAVNKQGYELLLSNSYMAGDDWHGYFISGRRADGLIVVGQGKQQQKIERAARQGTPLVVWGDPKTQSNYPIVGSDNFLGGKTATEHLLNKGASKLLFLGEPAHAELGERYRGFLAALESAHHAKADLVRIDITSDAAYGIINQKLRESGLTFDGIFACSDMVALGAMKALKERYVSVPNDVRIVGFDNIAMADISHPSLSTIAQNTKVAAELLVQKLLQQLAGESPLSEQVDITLIQRQSS; translated from the coding sequence ATGTCAGGAAATAAAGTAACGTTGGCAAGTCTTGCTAAGTTGGCTGGCGTATCGACCTCTACCGCCTCTAGAGCATTAAATAACAATCCACTCATCAAGCAAGAAACTCGTGAAAAAATTCAAAAACTGGCTAAAGATCATAATTTTAGCTTGAATGCAGCGGCCTCTCGGTTGCGCTTGCAAAAAACCAATGTCATTGCGGTTATTATTAATTTAGAAAAAGAAACCGAACAGTCGATAGACGATCCATTTTTGCTTAAAGTAGTGAGCGACATCAATCTTGCCGTTAATAAGCAAGGTTATGAACTGCTTTTGTCTAATTCGTATATGGCTGGAGATGATTGGCATGGTTACTTTATTTCTGGTCGAAGGGCTGATGGATTGATTGTTGTCGGGCAAGGAAAGCAACAGCAAAAAATTGAAAGAGCAGCAAGGCAAGGAACGCCCTTGGTCGTTTGGGGTGATCCTAAAACACAGAGCAATTACCCTATTGTTGGTAGTGATAACTTTCTTGGAGGTAAAACCGCCACGGAGCACTTACTTAATAAAGGGGCGTCGAAGTTGTTGTTTCTTGGCGAACCTGCGCATGCTGAACTGGGAGAGCGGTACCGTGGTTTCCTAGCAGCCCTCGAATCAGCACACCACGCGAAGGCAGACTTAGTTCGAATTGATATTACCAGTGACGCCGCATATGGAATTATAAATCAAAAACTTAGAGAGTCAGGTCTGACTTTTGATGGGATTTTTGCCTGTTCAGATATGGTTGCGCTCGGCGCGATGAAAGCGTTAAAAGAAAGGTATGTCAGTGTGCCCAATGATGTACGTATCGTCGGTTTTGACAATATTGCGATGGCCGACATTAGCCATCCTTCCCTTTCAACGATTGCACAAAATACCAAAGTAGCGGCAGAACTTTTGGTGCAAAAACTATTGCAGCAATTGGCCGGGGAAAGTCCACTATCAGAACAAGTTGATATTACTCTTATCCAACGACAGTCAAGTTAA
- a CDS encoding diguanylate cyclase, with protein sequence MINSISKKLTALFICCALLVSVTSIALWNIGFEQTSAKQQFENITNIHKGVDLLRSQLWTFLQFGDRKSLQRVKASQLDLEQLLQKYSLSTSNLKTLRRLNENLAQLVNHEQSLIIKDVIDSQSSKLIVDARLLLHARYNILMEEMAETLIYEQRQLVRVSAQEQNRSLWKTSLLLVTFTLILSLIALIILKRFRRGFAVISDGIDKLAKGDLVSRLSSPNRDEEFVELIDVFNQMKASLQKSTVTKEELEREVQKQTALLQEQKERLRFLSERDPLTGIYNRRAFSAQLDQTVARASRAELSLAVLFFDLDKFKEINDNKGHQAGDEILVQIAKRLQNNIRRSDFCGRFGGDEFIVCLNLEKDYSGVLSKSQELVEALSQPIHYCNELIRVDVSIGISLYPKEAQDPETLVKLADEAMYQAKEVEGTHCFCKALSPSPKRKVQ encoded by the coding sequence ATGATTAATTCCATTTCCAAAAAACTGACCGCATTATTTATCTGTTGTGCTTTACTTGTCTCCGTCACCAGCATTGCTTTATGGAACATTGGCTTTGAACAAACCAGTGCGAAACAGCAGTTTGAAAACATTACCAACATCCACAAAGGCGTCGATTTACTCAGAAGCCAACTTTGGACATTCTTGCAGTTTGGTGATCGTAAAAGTTTGCAACGAGTCAAAGCCTCGCAACTCGATTTAGAGCAATTATTACAAAAATATTCGTTGTCGACCTCGAACCTGAAAACACTAAGACGGTTAAATGAAAATCTTGCACAATTGGTAAATCATGAGCAATCACTTATCATCAAAGACGTCATTGATAGTCAAAGCTCTAAACTTATCGTCGACGCGCGCTTATTACTCCATGCCAGATACAATATTTTAATGGAAGAAATGGCCGAAACGCTGATTTATGAACAGCGACAACTGGTGCGTGTCAGCGCTCAGGAACAAAATCGCAGTCTATGGAAAACCAGTTTACTGCTCGTGACCTTTACCTTGATACTGAGCCTCATAGCACTGATCATTTTGAAACGTTTTAGACGTGGATTTGCCGTCATTTCAGATGGCATTGATAAGCTTGCGAAGGGTGATCTCGTTAGCCGTTTGTCCTCACCAAATCGTGATGAGGAATTCGTTGAATTGATTGATGTTTTTAACCAAATGAAAGCATCTCTCCAAAAATCAACCGTGACCAAAGAAGAACTCGAACGCGAGGTGCAAAAACAAACCGCCTTGCTGCAAGAACAAAAAGAACGATTGCGATTTTTATCTGAACGAGATCCCCTCACAGGGATCTACAATCGCAGGGCTTTTAGTGCCCAACTTGACCAAACGGTTGCTCGCGCAAGTCGTGCTGAACTTTCCCTTGCAGTACTGTTTTTTGACCTCGATAAATTTAAAGAAATCAATGACAACAAGGGTCACCAAGCTGGAGATGAAATTCTAGTGCAGATTGCTAAAAGACTGCAAAACAATATTCGTCGCTCCGACTTTTGCGGTCGTTTCGGCGGGGACGAATTTATCGTGTGTTTAAACCTTGAGAAAGATTACAGCGGCGTTCTGTCTAAATCCCAAGAGTTGGTCGAAGCGTTGTCCCAACCAATCCACTACTGCAATGAGCTCATTCGCGTTGATGTGAGCATTGGCATAAGCCTCTACCCCAAAGAAGCACAAGACCCTGAAACACTTGTAAAACTTGCTGATGAAGCGATGTATCAGGCAAAAGAGGTCGAGGGCACACATTGCTTTTGCAAAGCGCTATCCCCATCCCCTAAGCGTAAAGTTCAGTAA
- a CDS encoding DUF1203 domain-containing protein, with amino-acid sequence MSVNFRIKSLPSEEFLPLMQMTDRELSLLDAKWIEVEEERGYPCRVTLSDAKKGERVLFLPYWHHNVKSPYKAMGTILVREGAESTHFEVNQIPSMLQSRLLSVRAYNTKNIMVNHSVTEGTQLSEEIQKQLGHTEASYLQLHFAGPGCFCCTVERV; translated from the coding sequence ATGAGTGTGAACTTTCGTATAAAGTCGCTGCCGTCAGAAGAATTTCTACCATTGATGCAAATGACAGACCGCGAGTTGAGTTTGCTGGATGCAAAATGGATTGAAGTTGAAGAAGAGCGGGGCTATCCATGTCGTGTCACACTTTCTGATGCGAAAAAAGGCGAGCGAGTGTTATTTCTTCCTTATTGGCATCATAATGTGAAGTCGCCTTATAAAGCAATGGGGACAATTTTAGTGCGTGAAGGTGCAGAGTCGACCCATTTTGAGGTAAACCAAATTCCGAGTATGTTGCAAAGTCGCTTACTATCGGTTCGGGCATACAATACAAAAAATATCATGGTCAACCACTCGGTTACTGAAGGAACTCAGTTGTCAGAAGAGATACAAAAGCAACTCGGTCACACAGAAGCGTCTTATTTACAACTTCACTTTGCGGGACCAGGATGTTTCTGCTGTACTGTTGAACGAGTGTAA
- a CDS encoding trehalase family glycosidase: protein MKFEHSELFIAVQRSNLFKDCKTFADAIPKVSWQHAIDAFENQRPTDLRRFVENHFGFPQSPELEELPQFSTVKDYISELWTRLERPQRTQGEGSLLPLPHPYIVPGGRFNEIYYWDSYFTALGLMDAGRSELVAAMLDNFIALINTFGHVPNGNRSYYLSRSQPPVTALMVQLLWPVYSQDKTWLDKVTKALVSEYQFWMNGSQEVSELRPAVNRVVRMPSGTLLNRYWDDETTPRPESFREDMELASELPDEQKAEFFREVRAACESGWDFSSRWFDDEHSLSTIATTKRVPVDLNGLIYMLEKQISQCLNALHRHAEATHFNELALQRANALQEFCWDAEQKWFMDFNFRHAKRTSVLSLAGVVMLFAEIANEAQAHHMSLRIERDFLRQGGLVTTLNRTHEQWDSPNGWAPLQWFAVSGLVRFGKVLLARTVMHRWLSMIELDFKRHGCLLEKYNVCELGIRASGGEYLVQQGFGWTNGVTQRFYRLSESASDTWLDNL, encoded by the coding sequence ATGAAATTTGAACACAGTGAGTTGTTTATAGCGGTTCAACGCTCGAATCTCTTTAAAGACTGCAAAACGTTTGCGGATGCAATACCGAAAGTAAGCTGGCAGCATGCCATTGATGCGTTCGAAAACCAAAGACCAACCGATTTACGACGATTTGTTGAAAATCACTTTGGTTTTCCGCAATCGCCTGAACTTGAAGAACTCCCACAATTTAGCACGGTTAAAGACTATATTTCAGAACTTTGGACGCGATTAGAAAGACCCCAACGAACGCAAGGTGAGGGGAGTCTTTTACCTTTGCCCCATCCTTACATCGTGCCTGGTGGACGTTTCAATGAAATCTACTATTGGGACAGTTACTTTACGGCGCTAGGCCTTATGGATGCGGGTAGGTCTGAACTTGTGGCGGCAATGCTTGATAACTTCATCGCACTAATCAATACATTTGGGCACGTGCCGAACGGCAATCGCAGCTATTATTTGTCTCGCTCTCAGCCGCCTGTTACCGCGCTCATGGTGCAGTTGTTGTGGCCTGTTTATTCTCAAGATAAAACGTGGCTAGATAAGGTCACGAAGGCGCTTGTTAGTGAGTATCAATTTTGGATGAATGGCTCTCAAGAAGTGTCTGAATTGAGGCCTGCGGTAAATCGAGTGGTGCGAATGCCATCTGGTACGCTGTTGAATCGTTATTGGGATGACGAAACAACACCTCGGCCAGAATCGTTTCGTGAGGACATGGAATTGGCAAGCGAACTTCCAGATGAACAAAAGGCTGAATTTTTCCGAGAAGTACGTGCAGCTTGTGAATCTGGGTGGGACTTTAGCTCTCGCTGGTTTGACGATGAACATTCGCTTTCGACCATTGCGACGACCAAACGCGTGCCAGTCGATTTAAATGGTTTGATCTATATGTTAGAGAAGCAAATCAGCCAGTGTTTGAATGCCCTACATCGTCACGCTGAAGCCACTCACTTTAATGAACTGGCATTACAGCGAGCAAATGCTTTACAAGAGTTTTGCTGGGATGCTGAGCAGAAGTGGTTTATGGATTTTAACTTCAGACATGCTAAGCGTACGTCGGTATTGTCGCTTGCTGGGGTGGTGATGTTGTTTGCCGAAATTGCGAATGAAGCACAGGCCCATCACATGTCTTTGCGAATAGAGCGCGATTTTTTAAGGCAAGGAGGCCTCGTGACCACACTTAATCGTACCCATGAGCAGTGGGATAGCCCAAATGGTTGGGCGCCATTACAGTGGTTTGCTGTGAGTGGTCTAGTTCGATTTGGGAAAGTGCTACTTGCTAGAACCGTGATGCATCGATGGCTTTCGATGATCGAATTGGATTTTAAGCGTCATGGATGTTTGCTCGAAAAATACAATGTCTGTGAACTTGGCATACGCGCAAGTGGCGGGGAATACCTAGTTCAACAAGGCTTTGGTTGGACAAATGGGGTTACACAGCGTTTCTATCGATTAAGTGAATCGGCATCTGACACATGGCTTGATAATCTATAA